CCTGAGCGGTTTCCTCTGCAACGCGTACCTCCGCCTGCACCCAGGGAAGTGGCCATGTTTTTGCATCAGCAGAGAGCGGCTTGTATCCGCCCCAAGGGCAGCTGAAGACAATGCCACCATGCTCGGTTGCCCAGTAGGAGTTGATGTAGTGCTTGCAAATATTGTCCATCGCAAACTGCTGAACAGCGGGGGAGACCGGTTCCGCACAGAATGTCCCGACACGCAGCGACGACATGTCAAAGTCAGCCATTTCTCGCGCACTTGCGGGGTCTGTCATTACCGCTTTGAGGAAGGTTGATCCCGCCTTGAACAGCGTTACTTTGTACCGTTCGATAATCGAGGAGAATCGACCTGCATGCGGAAACAGGGGTGAGCCCTCTGCGATAACCGTGGTCATACCCTGAACCAGCGGTGCGGCAATAAGATAGCTCTGACCTGTAATCCAGCCGGGGTCGCCAATGACGTAAAGGGTGTCATCCTCGGTAGCGCTGAAGACGGTTCGCATCGTGTGGCTCACACCACTGAGCCAACTGCCGTGTGTGTGCACGACACCCTTGGGCTTGCCCGTAGAGCCTGACGTGTAAATGATAAAGAGGGGGAAGTTGGAATCAACACTCTCTACCGGAAGCACGGCGTTAAGCTTGGCCCACAACTCCGCGGCACTATCACCTGAAAGATCGGTAAAGGAAGAGAGACCCAAATGCCCAGCAATCCTTGCCTTCGCTGTATCGACCAGGTCGTTTGACCACTTATCCCGAGCATGCTCCACGATCTCTTGCCCGGTGTAGTCGACCACTATCACGTTGTCGATGTCGTGCTTTGCGTCGGCAAGCTGGCGTGCAACAGCCGTTCGCAGTTCCGCCGTCATCTCGGCGGGCAGTGCATTTTGCTTAGCTATCGAAGCACCAAGCTCACGCATCAAGTCCGAACGTTCTAGGGTGATTTCTCCTGCCAACGCCTCGTGAACATCGTTGTAGAGGGTTTCTGCTAAGGCACCCAGATCGTAGGTTGCCAAAACGGTTTGCAAGGTTTGTAACGCTGTCTCCCTCGGAATGTAGTTATCGAGCGCGGGGTCGGTATACGTACCCTTGTAAGCGACAACCTCGGCGTTTCTGTAACCACCGTCAGCGGTAATCACTAACTTAGCGCCTGCGTCGTGGATGCGGTCGGAGAGCGTTTTGGCGGAGAATCCGCCAAACACGGGCGTATAGACTACCCCCATGCGTTGGGCTGCGAGCATGTAAAAGACCTGCTCGGGAATATTGGGTAGGTTAAAGGCGATGCGATCGCCTTTCGAAAGCCCCAAGTCTTTCAGAACTTGCATCCGCGCCACGACTTCTTCAAAAAGGACGCGGTAACTGAAGTGCTGCTCGGTAACCGGTCCGCCACGACCCTCGTTCTTCGATGGATCCCAGCGATCACCTTCAAAGATAATAGCCGTCTTGTCAGCGCGGCCCTGTAGCAAGTGACGATCGACTAAGTTAAAGCACGCGTTTGTTTGTCCACCCGTAAACCATCGGTAGTAGGGCGCCGCAGATTGGTCCAGCACGGAGGACCAAGGGGTCCAGTCCTCATCGTCCAATGCCACATTTTCACCGCGAGAATCCCAGCCCACCCAGCCGCTATCGCCGGTGCGAGCAAGCCATGCACCGCTGGAGGCGTTCTGCCAGTGAATCTCTCTCGAAGCGACTTCCGCATGAAACTGATCGGCATCGTTCTGTATGTGGTTTCTAAGCGCATCCTCATCGGACTGTGACGGTAAAACGCCCCAGGTACGGTCATCGCTCATGCTTTTCTCCCTCTCGAAAAATCGTTGACGGAGGAGGCCGATTCAGCAGACGTCTGCAACGAATGCGACTTGCATCCAGAGCACACCTGCCAACAAGCACCGGAAGCCCGGTTCTCCCCACCGCTTGATTACGCCCAAGGTACGTGAGGAGGTAGTCGGTAGATCACCGGAATTGGTAATTTGTCACATGGTAAATACTGAGTATTGAGCTACCCAAACTGAAGCGCTTGCTGAAAAACGCGCTCATCAACGTTCCCACCGGAAGCCACCACGACGAGCTCCTGGTCGTCTGGCAACGTAGCCGGGTCGAGCGCGGCCGCTAGAGCGACAGCGCCACCGGGCTCTATTACCAATTTGAGCGTATCGAAGGCTACTTTCATGGCATTCAAAACGGCCATGTCACTGACGGCAAAGCCAGGCCCAGCGTAACGCTTGAGCACGGGGAAGGTGAGCTCCCCCGGGGTTGGCGTTACGATAGCGTCACAAATCGATCCTTGCTCAGTGGCATTCGTAACGCGCTCGCCTAAACTCAGTGATCGAGCGGTATCGTCAAAGCCCTCAGGCTCTACCGTATGGAGCGTTATGTCTTTGGCCAATGAATGGAGCGCCGTTGCCAGTCCAGCACTGAGGCCGCCGCCACCGCAACAACAGAGCAAGGAGCTTGCCTTGGCACCTGCATCCCTCAGTTGGTCGACGAGCTCAAGTCCGATACTCCCTTGGCCCGCGATGACATGCGGGTCGTCGTAGGGTTTTATCAGATGTA
The Candidatus Paraluminiphilus aquimaris genome window above contains:
- a CDS encoding threonine ammonia-lyase encodes the protein MTVTLKEIQDAYQRIESHIVKTPLLNSPRLDAIAGRRLWLKAEPLQVTGSFKFRGACSAVSALSSEVLERGVVAYSSGNHAQGVALAAKIWGARATIIMPHDAPANKVANTEAYGARVVRYKRGVESREAIGTQLATQEGLHLIKPYDDPHVIAGQGSIGLELVDQLRDAGAKASSLLCCCGGGGLSAGLATALHSLAKDITLHTVEPEGFDDTARSLSLGERVTNATEQGSICDAIVTPTPGELTFPVLKRYAGPGFAVSDMAVLNAMKVAFDTLKLVIEPGGAVALAAALDPATLPDDQELVVVASGGNVDERVFQQALQFG